In one Terriglobia bacterium genomic region, the following are encoded:
- a CDS encoding polysaccharide biosynthesis/export family protein, translating to MQPATLGAREKFIYRIPMTGMQRLLLCLLAILACGPASRAQQSGLETSEQTNERLRAFSAAAQSVKRDYVIGNGDLVSVEVFDVQELTRDVRVSQTGTITLPLLPVRLHVSGLTELQAEQKIAEVLEANGLITHPQVSVSVKEKKSKPITVTGAVMHPTVFQADHEVTLVEALAEAGGIAADAGSVVIVTRTAHPISPENTADEDVPAAGVNSAPPATSQPESGPTAGTDPAAEGAAVAAKPVSPSAPTAAGAEAAKDPAPVEDLTAQGAPLTLTINLNNLLESGDQKENLLLQGGDVVTVPHGGIVYVIGAVGHPGGFVLAGDRTQMSTLKILSLAGGLESTAKADSAVILRKDQTGQQREMVVHLKKIMQRQDEDVTLLPNDILYVPESNGKRAAFRLAQVALGIGAAAAILRVTH from the coding sequence ATGCAGCCAGCTACCCTGGGTGCGCGGGAGAAGTTTATTTACCGCATCCCGATGACTGGAATGCAGAGGCTATTGCTCTGCTTGCTGGCGATTCTCGCCTGCGGCCCGGCGAGCCGGGCCCAGCAATCTGGCCTGGAGACATCGGAACAGACCAACGAACGCCTCCGCGCTTTTTCCGCCGCGGCCCAGAGCGTCAAGCGCGACTACGTAATCGGCAATGGCGATCTCGTGTCGGTGGAAGTGTTCGACGTGCAGGAACTGACGCGCGATGTGCGTGTCAGCCAGACGGGCACGATCACCCTGCCCTTGCTTCCCGTGCGCCTGCATGTTTCCGGGCTGACGGAACTCCAAGCGGAACAGAAGATCGCGGAAGTACTGGAGGCCAACGGCCTCATCACGCACCCCCAGGTCAGCGTCTCGGTGAAAGAGAAAAAGAGCAAGCCGATCACGGTCACGGGGGCAGTCATGCACCCCACGGTCTTTCAGGCCGACCATGAGGTCACGCTGGTGGAAGCGCTCGCCGAGGCGGGCGGGATCGCGGCGGATGCGGGCAGTGTGGTGATCGTGACCCGCACGGCCCACCCGATCTCGCCGGAAAACACGGCGGACGAGGATGTTCCGGCAGCAGGGGTGAATTCGGCGCCGCCGGCGACATCCCAGCCGGAGAGCGGACCCACGGCGGGCACAGATCCCGCAGCAGAGGGTGCGGCGGTGGCCGCGAAGCCGGTATCGCCAAGCGCGCCCACTGCAGCGGGCGCGGAAGCCGCCAAGGATCCTGCGCCGGTAGAGGATCTTACCGCCCAGGGGGCACCGCTGACCTTGACGATCAACCTCAACAACCTGCTGGAATCCGGGGACCAGAAAGAGAACCTGTTGCTGCAGGGCGGGGATGTGGTTACGGTGCCGCACGGGGGCATCGTCTACGTAATCGGCGCGGTGGGGCATCCCGGGGGATTCGTCCTGGCGGGCGACCGCACGCAGATGAGCACGCTCAAGATCCTGTCCCTCGCCGGGGGCTTGGAGAGCACCGCCAAGGCGGATTCCGCGGTCATACTCCGCAAAGACCAGACGGGACAGCAGCGGGAGATGGTCGTGCACCTGAAGAAGATCATGCAGCGGCAGGATGAGGATGTGACGCTCCTGCCCAACGACATTCTGTACGTGCCCGAAAGCAACGGGAAACGCGCGGCCTTCCGCCTGGCGCAAGTCGCGCTGGGAATCGGTGCGGCCGCAGCCATTCTCCGTGTGACTCATTAG
- a CDS encoding polysaccharide biosynthesis tyrosine autokinase — MMDENQKLVPLENGLNGTNGAVEILPLPARMPTLDLLPREPHLYDYVMILRKHQWLILSFLLAVVTLVSIATFRMSPVYIATARIEIDRENPNSLGFQGGDPYAAMIDQDNYIETQSKILTSETLALQTIRNLNLGGNPALSPSGKVSEAIRSGSLANQKRPPELAAFLAGLSVKRVINSQLLDVAYESTDPELAARILNAHLENFIEQNFRSRYEATTQASGWLSDQLSELRIKVEKSEDARIAYERENSIWTLDDKQSIATQRLGDINKELTEAQSDRMKKEALYQLAQTGSFGALPQAQDNSAMGDLQKQRTQAYTDYTGALNQYGPNFPRVQRLRAQLKEYDQLLETEKKNIFNRIESEYRTARQRELLLNEALDKQKAEANQQAERLVQYNILRREAEANKQLYEGLLTKLKEASISAGLRSSNIRIVDPAMIPATPARPSKTRNIALSILVGLVGGIGLALTREYLDNTVKSPDDIEMLARLPSLAVVPSFASSNGNGRGMRLLAGGAGSVNQPHIELVSHHLPKSQTSEAFRALRTALLLSQAGKPPQVIMVTSALPREGKTTAAANLAVTLAQLGDKTVLVDADLRKPGVGRVLNLADGKYAGLSSYLAGVSSLDLVTVQHPSIENLLAIPTGPLPPNPADLLSSRKMAEAIVELRKKYKFIVIDTPPVMAVTDAVILSVLADGVLLVVRSGETPKGAFTRTRDLLYSVKCRILGVVLNAVDASAPDYYYSYRYYPYSYGYGQENGSKDASENTPFAPHGSHRHSLDDDSQAL; from the coding sequence ATGATGGACGAAAACCAGAAGTTGGTGCCCCTGGAGAACGGACTGAACGGCACGAATGGCGCCGTGGAGATTCTCCCGCTGCCCGCGCGCATGCCGACCCTGGACCTGCTGCCCCGCGAACCGCACCTGTACGACTACGTGATGATTCTGCGGAAGCATCAGTGGCTGATTCTCTCGTTTTTGCTGGCCGTAGTGACGCTGGTGTCGATCGCGACGTTCCGCATGTCGCCGGTGTACATCGCCACCGCGCGCATCGAGATTGACCGGGAAAACCCGAACTCCCTGGGATTCCAGGGCGGCGACCCCTATGCGGCCATGATCGATCAGGACAATTACATCGAGACGCAGTCCAAGATTCTAACCAGCGAGACGCTGGCGCTGCAAACCATCCGCAACCTAAACCTGGGGGGGAACCCGGCGCTTTCCCCCTCGGGCAAGGTGTCCGAGGCCATCCGCAGCGGCAGCCTGGCCAATCAGAAGCGCCCTCCGGAGCTGGCCGCGTTTCTGGCCGGGCTGAGCGTAAAGCGGGTGATTAACAGCCAGTTGCTGGACGTGGCGTACGAATCCACCGATCCGGAGCTGGCAGCGCGCATCCTCAATGCGCATCTGGAAAATTTCATCGAGCAGAATTTCCGCAGCCGCTACGAGGCCACGACGCAGGCTTCCGGCTGGCTTTCCGACCAGCTCAGCGAACTGCGCATCAAAGTGGAGAAGTCGGAAGACGCGCGCATCGCCTACGAGCGCGAGAACTCCATCTGGACCCTGGATGACAAGCAGAGCATCGCCACGCAGCGCCTGGGGGACATCAACAAAGAGCTGACCGAAGCGCAGAGCGACCGCATGAAGAAGGAAGCGCTCTACCAGTTGGCGCAAACCGGGAGCTTCGGCGCGCTGCCCCAGGCCCAAGACAACTCGGCCATGGGGGACCTCCAGAAGCAGCGCACGCAGGCCTACACCGACTACACGGGGGCCCTGAACCAGTACGGCCCGAATTTTCCGCGGGTGCAGCGCCTGCGCGCGCAGCTCAAGGAATACGACCAACTGCTGGAGACGGAAAAGAAAAACATCTTCAACCGGATCGAAAGTGAATACCGCACGGCGCGCCAACGGGAACTGCTCCTGAACGAGGCCCTGGACAAGCAGAAGGCGGAGGCCAACCAGCAGGCCGAGCGCCTGGTGCAGTATAATATCCTGCGGCGCGAAGCCGAGGCCAACAAGCAGCTCTACGAGGGCCTGCTGACCAAGCTGAAAGAGGCGAGCATATCCGCGGGACTGCGTTCCTCGAACATCCGGATTGTGGATCCGGCGATGATTCCCGCCACGCCGGCGCGCCCCTCCAAGACGCGCAATATTGCGCTCTCCATTCTGGTGGGACTGGTCGGGGGCATCGGGCTGGCCCTGACGCGGGAATATTTGGACAATACCGTGAAGTCGCCGGATGACATTGAGATGCTGGCGCGGCTGCCGTCGCTCGCGGTCGTGCCGTCGTTTGCGAGCTCCAACGGAAACGGCCGCGGCATGCGCCTGCTAGCGGGAGGGGCGGGGAGCGTGAACCAGCCGCATATCGAACTGGTCTCGCACCACCTGCCGAAGTCGCAGACGTCGGAGGCTTTCCGCGCGTTGCGCACGGCGCTGCTGCTCTCGCAGGCCGGAAAACCACCGCAGGTGATCATGGTCACCAGCGCGCTGCCCCGCGAAGGAAAAACCACGGCGGCGGCCAACCTGGCGGTGACCCTGGCGCAACTGGGAGACAAGACCGTGCTGGTGGACGCCGACCTGCGCAAACCCGGCGTGGGACGCGTCCTCAATCTGGCAGACGGCAAGTACGCGGGGCTCAGTTCCTACCTGGCGGGGGTTTCCAGCCTGGATCTGGTGACCGTGCAACACCCCAGCATCGAGAATCTCCTGGCCATTCCCACCGGCCCGCTGCCCCCCAATCCGGCCGACCTGCTCTCCTCGCGCAAGATGGCGGAAGCCATCGTCGAATTGCGGAAAAAGTACAAATTCATCGTCATTGACACACCGCCGGTCATGGCCGTAACGGACGCGGTGATCCTTTCCGTGCTCGCGGACGGGGTGCTGCTGGTGGTACGCAGCGGGGAGACGCCCAAGGGGGCCTTCACGCGCACGCGGGACCTGCTCTACAGCGTGAAATGCCGGATTCTCGGCGTGGTTCTGAACGCCGTGGATGCCAGCGCACCCGATTACTACTACTCCTATCGCTACTACCCCTATTCTTACGGCTACGGGCAGGAGAACGGAAGCAAGGATGCCTCGGAAAACACCCCGTTCGCTCCACATGGCTCGCACCGCCACTCGCTGGACGATGATTCCCAGGCTCTCTAA
- a CDS encoding PAS domain-containing protein, giving the protein MIFAALNFNQRARFETPDDGVTWLDTERGVEAWQVAANSPGASAGIHAGDRLVSIEGVGIGKAVQVTKRLWRAGLWTQVRYRLERSGEEYETRLVTAPAEKPASIEASLRFVGLLYLFIGLFIFVRRWNAPRAVHFYIFCLVSFILYSFHFSGKLDAFDWEVYWSSIAGRLLAPALLLHFALVFPDQREVRLGPVTGKSLLALPLRLLDRLLSYVPSPVRVVALAYIVPALLLGAHISVAINALGFIPWLGARLVLDKIELAYLALAFLGAGLVFHRSYREAPAGVLRQQLKWLTGGTLIGSLPFTLFYITPFVFDAALRPWMKFSALSLVLIPLCFGYAIIRYRLMDVDIIFKRGLAYTAATAGVVAAYFGLIGLIGWIFRTQITPGVAGEVIAIVMAAFLFQPFRDWTQARLDRFFYRDRLDYRRTLIEFGRTLTNEVRVEPMLGSVMDRVSQTLLVDRLAIFVEDAVQPGQMRLARSQGLRFSETLDLSFLEPARPEFARGALFFESPRSARDVPERVRRTLEQLDLNYYVPCRIREHTVAVLGLGKTVDGDFLSSDDVELVQTIAGYLAVALDNAQLYSSLEQKALEIARLKDFSENIVESLNVGVLAVDLEGSVESWNTRMEQLFGVPRQEALGQPLAALLPAELAAEILARAGDEQVSGIYKHRLQHRGRSLTLNVSITPLVSKSGEHIGRLLLFDDVTVRERMEGQMTQTEKLTSLGLLAAGVAHEVNTPLAVISNYIQMLAKQMPAGDPRQGLIEKIVKQTFRASEIVNNLLNFSRTGAAEFAEVDVNRVVEETLSLVAHPLKTSRVQVVRHLGEALPAVHGSSNKLQQVFLNLFLNAKDAMPEGGMLEVRTMAHNGSVEIEVADTGAGISREHIHRIFDPFFTTKVNGRGTGLGLSVSYGIIKEHSGKIDVRSTPGKGTSFHLEFPAARKPVHV; this is encoded by the coding sequence ATGATCTTTGCCGCCCTGAACTTCAACCAGCGGGCGCGTTTCGAGACCCCGGATGATGGGGTGACCTGGCTGGACACCGAGCGGGGCGTGGAAGCCTGGCAGGTGGCGGCAAATTCTCCCGGGGCGAGCGCGGGGATCCACGCCGGAGACCGTCTGGTCTCCATCGAGGGCGTGGGCATCGGCAAGGCCGTGCAGGTGACCAAGCGGCTGTGGCGCGCGGGGCTGTGGACCCAGGTGCGCTACCGGCTGGAGCGCAGTGGCGAGGAGTATGAAACCCGGCTGGTGACCGCGCCGGCAGAGAAGCCGGCCTCCATCGAAGCTTCTCTGCGCTTCGTGGGCCTGCTGTACCTGTTCATCGGGCTGTTCATCTTCGTGCGCCGATGGAACGCGCCCCGCGCCGTGCACTTCTACATTTTCTGCCTGGTCTCTTTCATCCTGTATTCGTTCCACTTCAGCGGGAAACTGGACGCGTTCGACTGGGAAGTGTACTGGTCGAGCATCGCCGGGCGGCTGCTGGCGCCGGCGCTGCTGCTGCATTTCGCGCTGGTCTTTCCGGACCAGCGGGAAGTGCGCCTGGGCCCGGTCACCGGGAAGTCGCTGCTGGCGCTGCCGCTGCGATTGCTGGACCGGCTGCTGTCCTACGTACCCTCGCCGGTGCGCGTGGTGGCGCTGGCGTATATCGTGCCGGCCCTGCTGCTGGGCGCGCACATCAGCGTGGCCATCAACGCACTGGGGTTCATCCCCTGGCTGGGAGCGCGCCTGGTTCTGGACAAGATCGAGTTGGCCTACCTGGCGCTGGCGTTTCTGGGGGCGGGGCTGGTGTTTCACCGCAGCTACCGGGAAGCGCCCGCCGGCGTGCTGCGCCAGCAGCTGAAGTGGCTGACCGGCGGCACGCTGATCGGCAGCCTGCCCTTCACCCTGTTCTACATCACACCATTTGTCTTCGACGCGGCCCTGCGCCCGTGGATGAAATTTTCGGCGCTGAGCCTGGTGCTGATTCCGCTGTGCTTCGGCTACGCCATCATCCGCTACCGGTTGATGGACGTGGACATCATCTTCAAGCGCGGCCTGGCCTACACGGCGGCGACGGCGGGGGTGGTGGCGGCCTATTTCGGCCTGATCGGGTTGATCGGGTGGATCTTCCGCACGCAGATCACCCCGGGGGTAGCCGGAGAGGTCATCGCCATCGTGATGGCGGCGTTCCTGTTCCAGCCGTTCCGGGACTGGACGCAGGCGCGCCTGGACCGCTTCTTCTACCGCGACCGGCTGGATTACCGGCGCACGCTGATCGAATTCGGACGGACACTGACCAACGAGGTGCGCGTGGAGCCCATGCTGGGCTCGGTGATGGACCGCGTGTCGCAGACCCTGCTGGTGGACCGCCTGGCGATCTTCGTGGAAGACGCGGTGCAGCCGGGGCAGATGCGTCTGGCGCGCTCGCAGGGCCTGCGTTTTTCGGAAACCTTGGATCTCAGCTTTCTCGAGCCGGCCCGGCCCGAGTTCGCGCGCGGGGCGCTCTTTTTCGAGTCGCCCCGTAGCGCGCGGGATGTGCCGGAGCGGGTGCGGCGCACGCTGGAGCAGCTGGACCTGAACTACTACGTGCCCTGCCGCATCCGCGAGCACACCGTGGCGGTGCTGGGGCTGGGGAAGACGGTGGACGGCGATTTCCTCTCCAGCGACGACGTGGAACTGGTGCAGACCATCGCGGGTTATCTGGCGGTGGCCCTGGACAACGCGCAGCTCTACAGTTCGCTGGAGCAGAAGGCCCTGGAGATCGCGCGCCTGAAGGACTTCAGCGAGAACATCGTGGAGTCGCTGAACGTCGGGGTGCTGGCGGTGGATCTGGAGGGCAGCGTCGAATCGTGGAACACGCGCATGGAGCAACTCTTCGGGGTGCCGCGGCAGGAGGCCCTGGGGCAACCCCTGGCGGCGCTGCTGCCGGCGGAGCTGGCGGCGGAGATTCTGGCGCGGGCGGGCGACGAGCAGGTCAGCGGGATCTACAAGCACCGGCTGCAGCACCGTGGGCGTTCCCTGACCTTGAACGTCTCGATCACGCCACTGGTGAGCAAATCCGGCGAGCATATCGGGCGGTTGCTGCTGTTTGACGACGTGACCGTGCGCGAACGCATGGAAGGGCAGATGACGCAGACGGAGAAGCTGACCTCGCTGGGGCTGCTGGCGGCGGGTGTGGCGCACGAGGTGAACACTCCACTGGCGGTGATCTCCAACTACATCCAGATGCTGGCCAAGCAGATGCCCGCGGGCGACCCGCGGCAGGGACTCATCGAGAAGATCGTGAAGCAGACGTTCCGGGCCAGCGAGATCGTGAACAACCTGCTGAATTTTTCGCGCACGGGAGCGGCGGAGTTCGCGGAAGTGGACGTCAACCGGGTGGTGGAGGAGACGCTGTCGCTGGTGGCCCATCCGCTGAAGACGTCCCGGGTGCAGGTGGTGCGGCACCTGGGAGAGGCGCTGCCCGCGGTGCACGGCTCGTCGAACAAGCTGCAGCAGGTCTTTCTGAACCTGTTCCTCAACGCCAAAGATGCCATGCCCGAGGGGGGCATGCTGGAAGTGCGCACCATGGCGCACAACGGGAGCGTGGAGATCGAAGTGGCGGATACCGGAGCGGGAATCTCCCGCGAACACATCCACCGCATCTTCGATCCGTTCTTCACCACCAAGGTCAACGGGCGGGGAACGGGGCTGGGGCTTTCGGTGAGTTACGGAATCATCAAGGAACATTCGGGAAAGATCGACGTGCGCTCCACGCCCGGCAAGGGCACATCCTTCCACCTGGAGTTCCCCGCAGCGAGAAAGCCGGTGCATGTCTAA
- a CDS encoding sigma-54 dependent transcriptional regulator encodes MSKGSILVVDDESEIREGLELLLTSEGYRVSSAETGAAGLAKLEEQPYDLLLLDVSLPDRNGLELLREIRRRDAHLAVVLITAYGSIDMARQAFKSGAQDYITKPWSNDELLAQVAQAVESQKLREENLQLKRALKQRFNFPNIIGKSERMLTLLDLVTQVAAARSTVLISGESGTGKELIAKAIHSASPRADKAFVPVNTGSIPADLLESQLFGHVRGAFTSAVASKKGLFEVADQGTIFFDEIATISPETQAKLLRVIQEREFMRLGGTEQIKVDVRILAASNVDLLTLVREGRFREDLYHRLNVIHLQLPALRERREDVPLLLVHFLQRYCQENGKPPRQFSAGALKLMMDYDWPGNVRELENVVERAVVLSTQEKMDVELLPDSLRSKEIVRGVRLQLSEFLPPLPGEPGARTGADSARPSLFQIMDEIERRIIVDMLERSGWNQTEAAERFLIPLSTLNQKIKRLGIDVRRRGRGAEDAYSASPGK; translated from the coding sequence ATGTCTAAGGGCTCGATCCTGGTAGTGGACGACGAGTCGGAGATCCGCGAGGGCCTGGAGCTGCTGCTGACGTCGGAAGGCTACCGCGTGAGCAGCGCAGAAACGGGCGCCGCGGGGCTGGCCAAGCTGGAAGAGCAACCCTACGACCTGCTGCTGCTGGACGTGAGCCTGCCGGACCGCAACGGCCTGGAGCTGCTGCGCGAGATCCGCCGGCGGGATGCCCACCTCGCAGTGGTGCTGATCACCGCGTACGGCTCGATCGACATGGCGCGGCAGGCCTTCAAGAGCGGCGCGCAGGACTACATCACCAAGCCGTGGTCCAACGACGAGCTGCTGGCGCAGGTGGCGCAAGCGGTGGAATCGCAGAAGCTGCGCGAAGAAAACCTGCAGTTGAAGCGGGCGCTGAAGCAGCGCTTCAATTTCCCCAACATCATCGGCAAGAGCGAGAGAATGCTGACGCTGCTGGACCTGGTGACCCAGGTGGCGGCGGCGCGCTCCACGGTGCTGATCAGCGGAGAGAGCGGGACGGGCAAGGAGCTGATCGCCAAAGCGATTCACTCGGCCTCGCCGCGCGCGGACAAGGCCTTCGTTCCGGTGAACACCGGCTCCATCCCGGCGGACCTGCTGGAATCGCAGCTGTTCGGGCATGTGCGCGGAGCATTTACCAGCGCGGTGGCCTCCAAGAAGGGCCTTTTCGAAGTAGCCGACCAGGGCACCATCTTTTTCGACGAAATCGCCACCATCAGCCCGGAGACGCAGGCCAAGCTGCTGCGCGTGATCCAGGAGCGGGAGTTCATGCGCCTGGGCGGAACGGAGCAGATCAAGGTGGACGTGCGCATCTTGGCGGCGTCCAATGTGGACCTGCTGACGCTGGTGCGCGAAGGGCGTTTCCGCGAGGACCTCTATCACCGCCTGAACGTGATCCATTTGCAGCTGCCGGCGCTGCGCGAGCGGCGCGAAGACGTGCCGCTGCTGCTGGTGCACTTTCTGCAGCGCTACTGCCAGGAAAACGGCAAGCCGCCGCGGCAGTTCAGCGCCGGGGCGCTGAAGCTGATGATGGACTACGACTGGCCGGGCAACGTGCGCGAGCTGGAAAACGTGGTGGAGCGCGCGGTAGTGCTCTCGACGCAGGAAAAGATGGACGTGGAGTTGCTCCCGGACTCGCTGCGCAGCAAGGAGATCGTGCGCGGAGTGCGCCTGCAGCTTTCGGAATTTCTACCGCCGCTGCCGGGGGAGCCGGGGGCGCGGACCGGGGCGGACAGCGCGCGGCCCTCACTGTTTCAGATCATGGACGAGATCGAGCGGCGCATCATCGTGGACATGCTGGAGCGCTCCGGCTGGAACCAGACCGAAGCGGCGGAGCGCTTCCTAATCCCGCTTTCGACGCTGAACCAGAAGATCAAGCGCCTGGGAATCGACGTGCGCCGCCGCGGGCGGGGCGCGGAAGACGCCTACAGCGCCTCTCCCGGAAAGTAA
- a CDS encoding O-antigen ligase family protein, translating into MKFLRVGICSLLTFAVLTHGAVEEWSAAVLEIGASVLFLTWALGSLFCKEEELHIPPLLPPLVLLAGVGVGQILLHTTVYAYRTRMEVQLLLAYAILLFVAGQAYHTLADWRGFVWFVMAMGFAVAVFGILQHLTFNGKLYWFREMRYGGIPFGPYVNRNHFAGLMEMVIPVGLTPLVFGKVRRERWMMVGLLTLLPIVALLLSASRGGIISFLVELVVLALLLRLRRSGGKHALAGGLVLLLALLLVSWVGVQEALQRFASLQTLELNSDKRVSMTRDTWRIFLDYPLAGTGLGTLQSIFPKYDTLYDGKVVDHAHNDYLEVLAETGILGGLCCGLFLSLLLVRGLRRLLKQENSAAAALQTGGLVGCVGILVHSLVDFNLHIPSNALLFLLLAYLATAGILPSPRPSPATR; encoded by the coding sequence GTGAAATTTCTGCGCGTGGGCATCTGTTCGCTGCTGACTTTTGCGGTGCTCACGCATGGAGCCGTCGAGGAGTGGTCGGCGGCCGTCCTGGAAATCGGCGCCAGCGTTCTTTTCCTGACCTGGGCGCTGGGCTCGCTCTTCTGCAAGGAAGAAGAACTGCACATTCCCCCGCTGCTGCCGCCGCTGGTGCTGCTCGCGGGAGTAGGGGTGGGCCAGATACTTTTGCACACCACGGTGTACGCCTATCGCACCCGGATGGAAGTGCAGCTCCTGCTGGCCTATGCGATTCTGTTGTTCGTGGCCGGACAGGCGTATCACACGCTGGCCGACTGGCGGGGATTCGTCTGGTTCGTGATGGCCATGGGATTCGCGGTAGCGGTCTTCGGGATTCTGCAGCATCTGACCTTCAATGGAAAACTGTACTGGTTCCGGGAGATGCGCTACGGGGGCATTCCCTTCGGGCCGTACGTGAACCGCAACCACTTTGCGGGCCTGATGGAGATGGTGATCCCCGTGGGGTTGACGCCGCTGGTTTTCGGGAAAGTGCGGCGGGAACGCTGGATGATGGTGGGGCTGCTCACGTTGCTGCCAATCGTGGCGCTGTTGCTGTCGGCGTCGCGAGGCGGAATCATCTCCTTTCTTGTGGAGCTGGTGGTGCTGGCGCTGCTGCTGCGGCTGCGGCGCAGCGGGGGTAAGCACGCCCTGGCGGGGGGACTGGTGCTGCTGCTGGCGCTGTTGCTGGTTTCCTGGGTGGGCGTGCAAGAAGCGCTGCAGCGCTTCGCGTCGCTGCAGACGCTGGAACTGAATTCGGACAAGCGGGTCTCCATGACCCGGGACACGTGGCGCATCTTCCTGGACTACCCGCTGGCCGGCACGGGCCTGGGAACGCTGCAGAGCATATTCCCGAAGTACGACACGCTTTACGACGGAAAGGTCGTGGACCACGCGCACAACGATTATCTCGAGGTCCTTGCGGAAACGGGGATCCTCGGCGGGCTCTGCTGCGGGTTGTTTCTGTCGTTGCTGCTGGTGCGCGGGCTGCGGCGGCTGCTGAAACAGGAGAACTCCGCGGCGGCAGCGCTGCAAACGGGAGGACTGGTGGGCTGCGTGGGCATCCTGGTGCACAGCCTGGTCGATTTCAATCTGCATATTCCATCAAACGCCTTGCTATTCCTGCTGCTGGCCTACCTGGCGACGGCGGGAATCCTTCCCTCGCCCCGTCCCTCTCCCGCAACTCGTTGA